A window from Aliamphritea hakodatensis encodes these proteins:
- a CDS encoding type II secretion system protein, with product MRRQSGFTLLELLISVTIASGIIVLLTLVMRTALHSIAGAEGDVDSWQAQQFVRKQVAARLSADAFLLADSTELAFVTSLSARFGDIGPRVMVLYQYDRTEQALSYREITLPPAWEETDVTFREYLSRLKAGQGEGWQDKILTDLSEFQFSYQIASEGPRGLWETGLPVPVPDIEGIRFEMHFSNEQAAEWIVDSQVSY from the coding sequence ATGCGCAGACAGTCGGGCTTTACATTACTTGAACTCCTGATTTCGGTAACCATTGCCTCAGGGATTATCGTGTTACTGACACTGGTGATGCGCACCGCTTTGCACAGTATTGCCGGCGCGGAAGGTGATGTGGACAGTTGGCAGGCGCAGCAGTTTGTTCGTAAGCAGGTTGCCGCGCGGCTCAGCGCTGATGCCTTTTTACTGGCAGACAGTACCGAGCTGGCGTTTGTGACGAGTCTGAGTGCCAGATTTGGAGATATAGGGCCGCGGGTAATGGTGCTGTATCAATATGACAGAACAGAGCAGGCACTGAGTTACCGGGAAATAACGCTCCCTCCGGCCTGGGAGGAAACTGACGTCACCTTCAGAGAATACCTGAGCAGGCTGAAGGCTGGCCAGGGAGAGGGCTGGCAGGATAAGATTCTGACGGACTTATCTGAGTTTCAGTTTTCGTATCAGATCGCTTCTGAAGGGCCGCGGGGGTTATGGGAGACGGGTTTGCCGGTGCCGGTACCTGATATAGAAGGGATTCGCTTTGAAATGCACTTCTCCAATGAACAGGCTGCAGAATGGATAGTAGACAGTCAGGTTTCATACTGA
- a CDS encoding pilus assembly FimT family protein: protein MSNIQQDKEHGFTLLEMLVVMAVMAVIAALVVPRLTNRQVAEELNVVTFLDAARQVAIKEGKPNQVVAGEEGLLNVLTGETLAFEGENAYRQLFKTEVDLPYRELTRIYSDGTFTAVKFVWNVPQDGEESTRFSVTLSPFRADPVVVLME, encoded by the coding sequence ATGAGCAATATACAACAAGATAAAGAGCACGGCTTTACTTTATTAGAAATGCTGGTCGTTATGGCTGTTATGGCGGTTATTGCCGCACTTGTGGTGCCGCGTCTGACGAACCGTCAGGTTGCTGAAGAATTAAATGTAGTGACCTTCCTTGATGCAGCCAGACAAGTGGCTATTAAAGAAGGAAAGCCGAATCAGGTAGTGGCTGGGGAGGAAGGACTGTTAAATGTGCTGACCGGTGAAACCCTTGCGTTTGAAGGTGAAAATGCCTACCGGCAGTTGTTTAAAACAGAGGTCGATCTCCCCTACAGGGAATTGACCCGTATATACTCAGATGGTACATTCACCGCCGTCAAATTTGTTTGGAACGTGCCACAGGACGGCGAAGAAAGCACCCGCTTTTCTGTCACATTGAGCCCTTTTCGGGCTGATCCAGTTGTTGTGTTAATGGAATAA
- a CDS encoding sensor histidine kinase, producing the protein MNSEPLAYTLFFGLQFFSLCSLLLTHFLRNRITLGPLLALAASLIIAMWYMRYVGWWINLPSPVEAPLTAIIPSIFLMTTIIYMIDGGRTYWATVYTLVMASTLGWLLSEYGQLLSDIISMGHVLELATRTHTAALAAFIIALLCCGLFANYLLNRAPVWFLLTTSGITSGLIYFGLSGIFESGFDIGSNKFAVEYRAYLLSFVVPLLIMTPYLMYCVAKGGHIPGKSLRRFFAIIGNISSDNDIDSIVHAREMISELKQLNQSLIQAQRINKYQIQHSHIGTVFTDYDGYIEQVNPAIADIFESDTDFSGKSLNKLLPELTVRDLNRVTLEKSTEIITLKRESRPSLLLEVMVAFRYGFDENPCGYHILLKDVTEAVNQRRRQEVTDAIFTLQRTGRLLVHDIKNLSFAIRSSSAHSREAFEAHDSKSFYASIDTIDLGVERALALVSSLSADNQLGILNISSINLVQLVEETLMLNEAELNLHNIRIQFEHPDEPVLVSGDIGQLSRVLMNLLVNAIRACKDADAPAIRIIIHTYSDDIQIEFTDNGVGLSPDMLDRAFDSGFTSKSDGAGGLGLCISQLITLAHSGDLTLLSDGPGNGATARITLPKLLDNGEFNEFTDGIMLASDNQQWLSHESALLEKVGIDIIEAWSTEEIEAVMSDNIGINTLITTWEDAGNIENYTDMLWVKACPETHLLSLVQGSQKQFELLKKMHHKANMH; encoded by the coding sequence TTGAACAGCGAACCACTGGCGTACACCCTTTTTTTCGGCTTACAGTTTTTCAGCCTTTGTTCGCTGCTCTTAACACACTTTCTGCGTAACAGAATTACCCTTGGCCCACTGCTGGCATTAGCCGCATCGCTGATCATTGCGATGTGGTACATGCGTTATGTCGGATGGTGGATTAACCTCCCCTCCCCCGTAGAAGCCCCGCTAACCGCTATCATCCCAAGCATATTTCTGATGACCACCATCATTTATATGATTGATGGCGGCAGAACTTACTGGGCAACGGTTTACACACTGGTCATGGCGTCTACCCTTGGCTGGCTGCTGTCTGAATACGGTCAGCTGCTGTCTGACATAATCTCAATGGGGCACGTGCTCGAACTGGCAACACGCACCCACACCGCCGCACTGGCAGCCTTTATCATTGCACTTCTTTGCTGCGGACTGTTTGCTAACTATCTGCTAAACAGAGCCCCTGTCTGGTTTTTACTGACAACCAGCGGCATCACCTCCGGACTGATTTATTTCGGCCTGTCCGGCATTTTCGAATCAGGCTTTGATATTGGCAGCAATAAATTTGCCGTAGAGTACCGCGCTTACCTGCTGAGTTTTGTCGTTCCACTGCTGATAATGACGCCTTACCTGATGTATTGCGTCGCCAAAGGCGGCCACATTCCGGGGAAGAGTTTACGCCGCTTTTTTGCCATTATTGGCAACATATCCAGCGATAACGATATCGACAGTATCGTCCACGCCAGAGAAATGATTTCTGAACTGAAGCAGCTGAATCAGTCGCTGATTCAGGCCCAGCGAATCAACAAGTATCAGATACAGCACAGCCACATCGGCACGGTTTTTACCGATTATGACGGTTACATAGAACAGGTGAACCCGGCCATTGCAGATATATTTGAAAGCGATACTGACTTTTCCGGCAAAAGCCTGAACAAGCTGTTGCCGGAACTGACCGTCAGGGATCTGAACCGCGTTACCCTCGAAAAAAGCACTGAAATCATCACCCTGAAACGTGAATCACGGCCGTCATTATTATTAGAAGTGATGGTTGCTTTCCGCTATGGCTTTGATGAAAACCCCTGCGGTTATCATATCCTTCTGAAAGACGTGACCGAAGCGGTTAACCAGCGGCGGCGTCAGGAAGTCACCGATGCAATCTTCACCCTGCAGCGTACCGGCAGGCTATTAGTCCATGATATTAAGAACCTTTCCTTTGCTATCCGCTCTTCTTCCGCCCATTCACGTGAAGCATTTGAAGCGCACGACAGCAAAAGCTTCTATGCCTCGATTGATACGATCGATCTGGGTGTTGAACGCGCTCTGGCACTGGTATCCAGTTTAAGTGCGGACAATCAGCTGGGGATTCTGAACATATCTTCCATCAACTTAGTTCAGTTGGTTGAAGAAACCCTCATGCTTAACGAGGCCGAACTGAATCTTCACAATATCCGGATACAGTTTGAGCACCCTGACGAACCGGTCCTGGTCAGCGGCGATATCGGCCAGCTTTCACGGGTGCTGATGAACCTGCTTGTGAATGCGATCCGCGCCTGTAAAGATGCTGACGCGCCAGCCATCAGAATCATCATTCACACGTACAGTGACGATATTCAGATCGAATTTACCGACAATGGCGTCGGGCTTTCACCGGACATGCTGGACAGGGCATTCGATTCTGGCTTTACCAGTAAAAGCGACGGTGCCGGCGGGCTTGGCCTGTGTATTTCCCAGTTGATCACACTGGCCCACAGCGGTGATCTGACACTCTTATCAGACGGGCCGGGCAATGGTGCCACCGCCCGGATCACCCTGCCTAAATTGCTCGATAACGGTGAATTTAACGAATTTACCGACGGCATTATGCTGGCATCAGACAATCAGCAATGGCTCAGCCACGAAAGCGCGCTTCTCGAGAAAGTCGGCATTGATATCATTGAAGCCTGGAGCACCGAAGAGATTGAAGCGGTCATGAGCGACAACATCGGCATCAATACGCTGATTACAACCTGGGAAGATGCCGGGAATATCGAGAATTACACCGACATGCTATGGGTTAAAGCCTGCCCGGAAACCCACCTGCTCAGCCTTGTTCAGGGCAGCCAAAAGCAGTTTGAACTGCTTAAGAAGATGCACCATAAAGCAAATATGCACTGA
- a CDS encoding cystathionine gamma-synthase family protein, which translates to MAKREDNAAGNGAQTDQYTTDVVHFDRRMANANGTIHSPVHPSVQYTFESVDHLIGAFQGRIKGNSPYARQGTPSTAALEAKLASIEGGVGAVSFATGMAAITAVFLTLLKAGDHLIVSKYLFGNTASLLDTLANFGVEISRVDGTDVQNVIDARQDNTRMVFVESVANPGTQVADMVKIGEFCQQEELVYIVDNTILSACLFKPKAVGASMVIHSLTKSAAGQGQALGGVVIDTGLYNWENYPNIFANYRSGDSKMWGLMQVRKKGLRDMGATMSSATSHQISLGLETMALRLGKSSETALAVAEFLESHPQVAKVHYPFLKSHPAHELATELFSSGAWLLSFELADADSCLEFVDALQTIMKATGLGDSRSLIIPVAHTIFWEMGPEKRQQMNIGDGMLRLSVGLEDSQHLIADLQQAFDSVA; encoded by the coding sequence ATGGCAAAGCGCGAAGACAATGCCGCCGGTAACGGGGCGCAGACTGATCAGTATACGACGGATGTAGTGCATTTTGACCGTCGCATGGCGAATGCCAATGGCACGATTCACAGCCCGGTACATCCTTCTGTACAGTACACCTTTGAAAGTGTTGATCATCTGATCGGTGCCTTTCAGGGGCGCATTAAGGGTAATTCACCGTACGCCCGTCAGGGCACGCCGAGCACAGCTGCGCTGGAAGCCAAACTGGCCAGCATTGAAGGGGGCGTAGGGGCGGTCAGTTTTGCCACGGGTATGGCGGCAATTACCGCAGTATTTCTGACCCTGCTGAAAGCCGGCGATCATCTGATCGTATCCAAGTACCTGTTCGGGAATACCGCCAGCCTGCTGGATACGCTGGCAAACTTCGGCGTGGAAATTTCCCGCGTTGATGGCACCGATGTACAGAACGTGATTGATGCCCGTCAGGACAACACCCGTATGGTGTTCGTTGAGTCGGTGGCGAATCCGGGTACCCAGGTGGCCGATATGGTGAAAATCGGCGAATTCTGTCAGCAGGAAGAACTGGTCTACATTGTGGATAACACCATTCTGTCTGCCTGTCTGTTTAAGCCGAAGGCTGTCGGTGCGTCGATGGTTATTCACTCTCTGACCAAATCTGCTGCCGGTCAGGGCCAGGCACTGGGCGGTGTAGTGATTGATACCGGCCTGTACAACTGGGAAAACTATCCGAATATCTTTGCTAACTACCGCTCTGGCGACTCAAAAATGTGGGGCCTGATGCAGGTCCGCAAAAAAGGCCTGCGGGATATGGGCGCAACCATGAGCTCCGCGACGTCTCACCAGATCAGTCTGGGCCTTGAGACGATGGCGCTGCGGTTAGGCAAAAGCAGTGAAACCGCGCTGGCAGTGGCAGAGTTTCTGGAAAGCCATCCGCAGGTGGCGAAGGTGCATTACCCGTTCCTTAAGAGCCACCCGGCGCATGAACTGGCCACTGAACTGTTCAGCTCCGGTGCTTGGTTACTGTCTTTTGAACTGGCGGATGCCGACAGCTGTCTGGAATTTGTAGATGCCCTGCAAACCATCATGAAAGCAACCGGTCTTGGAGATTCCCGCAGCCTGATCATTCCGGTTGCGCATACAATTTTCTGGGAAATGGGGCCGGAAAAACGCCAGCAGATGAACATCGGTGACGGTATGTTGCGTCTGTCGGTGGGGCTGGAAGACAGCCAGCACCTGATCGCTGATCTGCAGCAGGCGTTTGATTCAGTCGCGTAA
- a CDS encoding MmcQ/YjbR family DNA-binding protein, whose protein sequence is MNTEDVKQFCSELPGSEATEKGPPANILTYKVGSKKFAYFKTSEPEQWRFSLKVTPEQYLELTDQPGIKPARYMHRFHWISIVHVAQLPDDYLQILINDSYTRALNTLSKKARKSISAQTK, encoded by the coding sequence GTGAACACGGAAGACGTGAAACAATTTTGCAGTGAATTACCCGGCAGCGAAGCCACCGAAAAAGGCCCACCGGCCAATATCCTGACGTATAAAGTGGGCAGTAAAAAGTTTGCCTACTTCAAAACCAGCGAACCGGAGCAATGGCGTTTCAGCCTCAAAGTCACCCCGGAACAGTACCTTGAACTCACTGATCAGCCCGGCATAAAACCCGCCCGTTATATGCACCGCTTTCACTGGATCAGCATCGTGCATGTTGCCCAACTGCCGGATGACTACCTGCAGATACTGATCAACGACAGCTATACCAGAGCCCTGAATACCCTGAGCAAAAAAGCCCGGAAGAGCATCAGTGCGCAGACAAAATAA
- the gspG gene encoding type II secretion system major pseudopilin GspG — protein sequence MNSRKADFRSKSHRGFTLIELLIVMAIIALLAALVAPRLIGALGSSQTKQSEAQVALLSTALDSYRLDVGRYPSSDQGLAALIDEEVADSKSWRGPYLRKKELPKDPWGNAYYYAYPAEAGGLDYDVYSYGADSLAGGDGENADIGNW from the coding sequence ATGAATTCTCGCAAAGCAGACTTCCGCTCTAAATCCCATCGTGGCTTTACTCTGATAGAACTTTTGATCGTCATGGCGATTATCGCCCTGTTGGCAGCCCTTGTTGCGCCACGGCTGATTGGCGCCCTGGGATCATCTCAGACTAAGCAAAGTGAAGCGCAGGTCGCGCTGCTTTCTACTGCACTGGACAGTTACCGCCTGGATGTAGGCCGTTATCCGAGTAGTGATCAGGGGCTGGCAGCACTGATTGATGAAGAAGTGGCCGACAGTAAGTCCTGGCGTGGCCCTTACCTGCGTAAGAAAGAGTTGCCAAAAGATCCCTGGGGTAATGCCTATTATTATGCTTATCCTGCTGAAGCCGGTGGGCTGGATTACGACGTCTATTCCTACGGTGCAGACAGCCTGGCAGGCGGCGACGGTGAGAATGCCGATATAGGTAACTGGTAA
- a CDS encoding sulfite exporter TauE/SafE family protein, translating into MEGLNAEFWGMTPLVIGYLFAAGILCGAINAVVGGATLVGFPVLISVGLPPNVANASNFLATVPGYAVAIPFYMHELRRMGRRALLIIAVSVIGGGLGSVILIVSPSEIFITLTPYLLLVATLLYAFGGRINQFFSQRRNGEDMKDSMMGRVSIFTFSIYGGYFGAGLGIIILSILKIIGYHDYHESNAIKNLMITAVSLLSIAIFIAGGLVSWPESIVMMCGSALGGIGAANYARRIPQDMLKTAIVVLGLSFSAYYFLK; encoded by the coding sequence ATGGAAGGGTTAAACGCGGAATTCTGGGGCATGACGCCACTGGTCATCGGCTATCTGTTTGCGGCGGGCATTCTTTGCGGTGCGATTAACGCCGTAGTTGGCGGAGCAACTCTGGTGGGGTTTCCGGTGCTGATCAGTGTCGGGCTGCCACCGAATGTGGCCAATGCCAGTAATTTTCTGGCCACGGTGCCGGGCTATGCGGTCGCGATCCCATTTTATATGCATGAACTGCGCAGGATGGGCCGGCGGGCCCTGCTGATCATTGCTGTCAGTGTGATCGGTGGCGGGCTTGGCTCGGTCATTCTGATTGTCAGCCCCAGTGAAATATTCATCACTCTGACACCTTATCTGCTGCTGGTGGCGACCTTGCTGTACGCCTTTGGTGGCCGGATCAATCAGTTTTTCAGTCAACGCCGCAACGGTGAAGATATGAAAGACAGCATGATGGGGCGGGTGTCGATTTTTACCTTTTCCATTTATGGCGGGTATTTCGGTGCCGGGCTGGGGATCATAATTCTGTCGATTCTGAAGATTATCGGGTATCACGATTATCATGAATCCAATGCGATCAAGAATCTGATGATTACCGCCGTCTCCCTGCTGAGCATTGCTATTTTTATTGCCGGTGGTCTTGTTTCCTGGCCGGAATCCATTGTGATGATGTGCGGGTCGGCACTGGGTGGAATAGGTGCTGCAAACTATGCCCGGCGTATTCCGCAGGATATGCTGAAAACCGCCATTGTGGTATTGGGGCTGAGCTTCTCTGCGTATTACTTTCTGAAGTAG
- a CDS encoding type II secretion system F family protein — protein MSSFFYQAIKHDGTEISGKLDASDHDELVQLLRRKHLVLVSATVEKKPRLKKQVISLLIAELSDLIASKIPVERSLQIISEDNPVAAVSELAAKLRVALKEGASLSQAFEQTVVTPKLVVPMLKAGEQTGQLGEALVSLNAHFQAAKEFRSELVGKLAYPAILFLVSIFSMIALAVFVIPVFKDIFDGNNAALPTSTAMIFAFSDFMLANGITMLVVLMVAVLAGILLYGHSAQAQEVMQRFMLKIPFIGKIIRLVEAERLTGILGILLNNGISLAESLAICKEITANRQQSQGVQTAIDQLTGGASIAEAMAKIPLLPPIGKRLLQLGNESGDLAAAADKAHFLIARDTRNLLRTMVSLIEPIIIVTMGFAVGFVVISMLLAVFDLSSINQ, from the coding sequence ATGAGCAGTTTCTTTTATCAGGCTATAAAGCATGACGGCACAGAAATATCAGGCAAGCTTGATGCCAGTGATCATGATGAGCTGGTGCAGTTACTGCGTCGCAAGCATTTGGTTCTGGTTTCGGCGACGGTTGAAAAAAAGCCCCGGTTAAAGAAACAGGTAATCTCGTTACTGATCGCAGAGCTTTCAGATCTGATCGCCAGTAAGATTCCGGTTGAGCGCAGCCTGCAGATTATTTCTGAAGATAACCCGGTTGCTGCGGTGAGTGAACTGGCCGCTAAGTTACGTGTGGCTTTAAAAGAAGGTGCCTCTCTGTCGCAGGCATTTGAGCAAACGGTTGTTACCCCTAAGCTGGTTGTGCCGATGTTAAAAGCCGGCGAACAAACCGGGCAGCTGGGGGAAGCGTTGGTCAGTTTGAATGCGCATTTTCAGGCCGCCAAAGAGTTCCGCTCTGAGCTGGTCGGTAAGTTGGCTTACCCGGCGATACTTTTCTTAGTCAGTATTTTTTCTATGATTGCCCTGGCGGTCTTTGTTATACCGGTTTTTAAAGATATTTTTGACGGTAACAATGCGGCCCTGCCCACCAGTACAGCCATGATCTTTGCGTTCAGTGATTTTATGCTGGCGAATGGCATTACTATGCTGGTGGTATTGATGGTCGCCGTGCTGGCCGGGATACTGCTCTATGGCCATTCCGCCCAGGCGCAGGAAGTTATGCAGCGGTTTATGCTGAAAATTCCGTTTATAGGTAAGATTATCAGGCTGGTCGAGGCTGAACGGTTAACCGGCATTTTGGGAATTTTGCTGAATAACGGCATCTCGCTGGCTGAGTCGTTAGCAATCTGTAAGGAAATTACCGCTAACCGGCAGCAAAGTCAGGGCGTTCAGACGGCCATTGATCAGCTGACCGGTGGTGCATCCATTGCGGAAGCCATGGCGAAGATCCCCTTATTACCGCCGATCGGCAAACGTTTGCTGCAACTGGGTAATGAGAGCGGGGATTTAGCCGCAGCGGCTGATAAAGCCCATTTTCTGATCGCCAGAGATACGCGGAATTTATTAAGAACCATGGTGTCCCTGATTGAGCCAATCATTATTGTAACGATGGGCTTTGCCGTGGGTTTTGTTGTTATTTCGATGTTGCTGGCCGTCTTTGATTTAAGCTCAATTAACCAGTGA
- a CDS encoding HAD family hydrolase — MHHIMFDIDGTLVESCAFDEHCYIRAVKQITGHTLSADWHTYPHVTDAGVLQHFLTEVGMQHRFEGIHDQVKTLFTQMISAHLQQTRIKEIPGAAAFIRYLQDQPHIRLSLATGGWEETARLKLAAAGIDVTGIPLASSNDHHARTVIMQHALEQACTDNTPGSLSYFGDGEWDKQACSQLNFNFILVGNRTRHHQQIKDFQDTEQALAYLPLQ; from the coding sequence ATGCACCACATCATGTTTGATATCGACGGCACACTGGTCGAGTCCTGCGCCTTTGATGAGCACTGTTATATCCGTGCAGTGAAACAAATAACCGGCCACACCCTCAGCGCGGACTGGCATACTTATCCACACGTCACCGATGCCGGTGTGCTGCAGCATTTTCTGACTGAGGTAGGTATGCAGCACCGCTTTGAAGGCATTCACGATCAGGTGAAAACCCTGTTCACCCAAATGATCAGCGCCCACCTGCAACAAACCCGGATCAAGGAGATTCCCGGCGCTGCGGCTTTCATCCGGTATCTGCAGGATCAGCCACACATCCGGCTGTCACTGGCCACCGGTGGCTGGGAAGAAACCGCCCGGCTGAAACTGGCGGCGGCGGGGATTGATGTCACTGGCATTCCACTGGCGTCCAGCAACGACCATCACGCCCGCACTGTCATCATGCAGCACGCCCTTGAACAGGCCTGCACCGATAACACGCCGGGCAGCCTGAGCTATTTCGGTGACGGCGAGTGGGACAAACAGGCCTGCAGCCAGCTGAACTTTAATTTCATTCTGGTGGGGAACCGCACCCGGCATCATCAGCAGATTAAAGATTTTCAGGATACCGAACAGGCACTGGCCTATTTACCCTTGCAATAA
- a CDS encoding GspE/PulE family protein: MNSQAQLLQFNLQRHLLDDGVITEELFSNIHNISESEAVPLLISSGAVTEDLICSIYAEKLSLTVWQGDGDICETDLFEDNYLVFNNILPLVIDEKRFYVVADPWDIGLIDIIRRLDKDAQVLVGPKSEIEHQLKKHFGFESTEELTEAGSFSATHLKDIALEAPIVHQVNDLLNNAVRLGASDIHLEPFRHHIELRYRVDGVLSQRTAPALEDYPGVTSRIKLLAQLDIAEHRLPQDGRIRIHSNGRTVDIRVSTIPTAHGEDIVLRILDKKSNTQRLTETGLSDHVISGLRESLTKRQGIVLVTGPTGSGKTTTLYSALQELVDGKRKIITVEDPVEYEIKGITQISVNDAIGMSFSAALRSILRHDPDVIFIGEIRDLETAEIAIQASLTGHLVISTLHTNSAIGAITRFLDMGIADYLLASSMSAVTAQRLVRKLCDKCKTETPVPVAMAHRFNIDLNAKVYIPAGCSHCGKSGYKGRVPISEVKPIDNHVRQAIVDNPSLDNLEKAADRNKAGSMQDDAIAKVLQGETSFEEVLGVI, translated from the coding sequence GTGAATAGTCAGGCACAACTTCTTCAGTTTAATTTACAGCGGCATTTACTGGATGATGGTGTAATAACTGAAGAGTTATTTTCCAATATTCATAATATCTCTGAAAGTGAAGCGGTTCCTTTATTAATATCATCAGGTGCGGTGACTGAAGATCTGATCTGCAGTATTTATGCAGAGAAACTGTCATTAACTGTATGGCAGGGTGACGGTGATATTTGTGAAACGGATTTATTCGAAGATAACTATCTGGTTTTTAATAATATACTGCCTTTAGTTATCGACGAAAAACGGTTTTATGTGGTTGCCGATCCGTGGGATATTGGCTTAATAGATATTATCCGCCGGCTGGATAAAGATGCCCAGGTGCTGGTTGGTCCTAAATCTGAAATAGAGCACCAGCTTAAAAAACATTTTGGTTTTGAAAGCACGGAAGAACTGACGGAAGCCGGCAGTTTTTCTGCAACACACCTTAAAGATATCGCTTTAGAGGCACCGATCGTTCATCAGGTAAATGACCTGTTGAATAATGCGGTGCGTCTGGGGGCGTCTGATATTCATTTAGAGCCATTCCGCCACCATATTGAATTACGTTACCGGGTGGATGGCGTGCTTTCCCAGCGGACCGCCCCGGCGCTGGAAGATTATCCTGGCGTGACGTCACGGATCAAGCTGTTGGCTCAGTTAGACATTGCAGAACACCGCCTGCCACAGGATGGGCGTATCCGTATTCATTCGAATGGCAGAACGGTTGATATCCGTGTCAGTACAATACCCACAGCGCACGGTGAAGATATTGTACTGCGTATACTGGATAAAAAATCCAATACCCAAAGGTTAACGGAAACCGGCCTGAGCGATCATGTTATCAGCGGTTTACGGGAGAGTCTGACCAAGCGTCAGGGCATTGTTCTGGTGACAGGCCCGACAGGCTCGGGTAAAACCACCACATTATATTCCGCACTTCAGGAGCTGGTAGACGGTAAGCGCAAAATCATTACTGTTGAAGATCCTGTGGAGTATGAAATTAAGGGGATCACACAGATCTCTGTAAACGATGCCATTGGCATGTCTTTTTCAGCGGCTTTGCGTTCCATACTGCGTCATGACCCTGATGTGATTTTTATCGGTGAAATCCGGGATCTGGAAACGGCAGAAATTGCTATTCAGGCTTCACTGACCGGCCACCTGGTCATTTCCACCCTGCACACAAATTCTGCGATCGGTGCCATTACCCGTTTCCTGGATATGGGGATTGCTGATTATCTGCTCGCCTCCAGTATGAGTGCGGTAACCGCCCAGCGACTGGTACGCAAACTGTGCGATAAATGTAAAACGGAAACACCGGTGCCAGTTGCCATGGCGCACCGCTTTAATATTGATCTGAATGCCAAGGTATATATCCCGGCAGGCTGCAGTCACTGTGGCAAATCAGGCTACAAGGGGCGTGTGCCCATTTCCGAAGTTAAACCCATCGACAATCATGTCCGTCAGGCAATTGTAGATAACCCCTCGCTGGATAATCTGGAAAAAGCCGCAGACCGCAATAAGGCCGGTTCAATGCAGGATGATGCCATTGCAAAGGTTTTGCAGGGCGAAACGTCTTTTGAAGAAGTGCTGGGTGTTATCTGA
- a CDS encoding type II secretion system protein GspK, with translation MDSRQSGFILIYTLWVLTGISLVVAAYSTKNPVNLTSYQLQESLEYAELRELLGHITRFSVVQSVNIDERLVLHEEEEKEIRQASADERVEFLKSLLSQMGMELNIDAPTPGVSVTSETEEKTEAVESDIPAGMRETRLEPVYFPSKEGWQVVLGDREYLVSIDPVNERLNLNLLPEEALMRYFRDILAFTDEQAQTVAARIADWRDEDSLLRQYGAEASDYINRFDDVTPANREINSWRELSYLFGADPYLLELLQQHFNLFGSRHIYWDKLEAPGLAALADVSTDIAERFLTNRRLPPEDVKPDDQVLLSEDLSRIGKVVSFQKDYSFWRISLKGKAVRLAAVFDTDRLKVHDLKRF, from the coding sequence ATGGATAGTAGACAGTCAGGTTTCATACTGATCTATACCTTATGGGTGCTGACAGGCATTAGTCTGGTAGTGGCCGCATATTCGACTAAAAATCCGGTCAATTTAACAAGCTATCAGCTTCAGGAATCACTGGAGTATGCTGAGTTGCGCGAATTGCTTGGTCATATCACACGGTTCAGTGTTGTGCAGTCAGTGAATATTGATGAGCGTCTGGTACTTCATGAAGAAGAAGAAAAGGAAATCAGGCAGGCTTCAGCAGATGAAAGGGTTGAGTTTTTAAAAAGTCTGCTGAGCCAGATGGGAATGGAATTAAACATCGATGCGCCGACGCCGGGTGTATCGGTGACCTCAGAGACTGAAGAGAAAACCGAGGCTGTCGAGAGTGATATACCTGCCGGGATGCGGGAAACCCGTTTAGAGCCCGTTTATTTCCCTTCGAAAGAAGGCTGGCAGGTTGTCTTGGGGGACCGTGAATATCTGGTCTCGATCGATCCGGTAAATGAGCGGCTGAACCTTAATCTGCTGCCGGAAGAGGCGCTGATGCGTTATTTTCGCGACATTCTGGCGTTTACGGATGAGCAGGCGCAAACCGTGGCGGCACGCATTGCTGACTGGCGGGATGAAGATTCGCTGTTAAGGCAATATGGCGCTGAAGCCTCTGACTATATAAACCGTTTTGATGATGTTACCCCTGCGAACCGGGAAATAAACAGCTGGCGGGAGCTGAGTTATTTATTCGGTGCTGATCCCTATTTGCTGGAGTTACTGCAGCAACATTTTAATCTGTTTGGCAGTCGTCATATCTACTGGGATAAGCTGGAAGCGCCGGGCCTGGCGGCGCTTGCTGATGTCAGTACGGATATAGCAGAACGTTTTCTGACTAACCGGCGTCTGCCTCCTGAAGATGTTAAACCGGATGATCAGGTGTTGCTCAGTGAGGACCTGTCACGCATTGGTAAGGTTGTCAGTTTTCAGAAAGATTACTCTTTCTGGCGAATCAGCCTGAAGGGGAAAGCTGTCAGGCTGGCGGCGGTATTCGATACAGACCGTTTAAAGGTGCATGACCTGAAGCGCTTTTAG